From one Lotus japonicus ecotype B-129 chromosome 3, LjGifu_v1.2 genomic stretch:
- the LOC130748625 gene encoding probable aminotransferase TAT2, with protein sequence MESGVVGVNHECKTTSTITIKGILSLLMETIDDGSSKRVISLGMGDPTLATCFHTTKVSEDAVADTLQSHKFHGYAPTAGLLQTRNAIAEYLSRDLPYQLSSDDVFITSGCTQAIDVSMALLARPGANILLPRPGFPIYELSASFRQVEVRHYDLLPEKGWEVDLDAIEALADQNTVALVIINPGNPCGNVYSYHQLEKIAETAKRLGTVVIADEVYGHLAFGANPFVPMGIFGSTVPVITLGSLSKRWIVPGWRLGWFVTNDPCGTFRKPKVVERIKKYFDLLGGPATFIQAAVPRIIKQTEEVFFKKTVEILKYTSEICCKKIEDIPCIFCPCKPEGSMAMMVKLNLSLLEDISDDIDFSFKLAKEESVIILPGTAVGLKDWLRITFAADPSALAEGMDRIQCFCQRHAKKQ encoded by the exons ATGGAAAGTGGTGTTGTGGGTGTGAACCATGAATGCAAGACAACTTCCACCATCACAATTAAGGGAATTCTCAGTCTCTTAATGGAAACCATTGATGATGGCAGCAGCAAGAGAGTTATTTCACTTGGCATGGGTGACCCAACACTAGCCACATGCTTCCACACCACCAAAGTTTCTGAAGATGCTGTTGCTGATACTCTTCAATCTCACAAGTTCCATGGTTATGCTCCCACTGCTGGACTTCTCCAAACCAGAAA TGCAATTGCTGAATATCTGTCACGTGATCTCCCTTACCAGCTATCATCTGATGATGTTTTCATCACTAGTGGATGCACACAAGCTATTGATGTTTCGATGGCGCTGCTTGCTCGCCCCGGTGCGAACATCTTGCTTCCAAGACCAGGCTTCCCAATCTATGAACTTTCTGCGTCATTTAGACAAGTAGAAGTGAGGCATTATGATCTTCTGCCAGAGAAAGGTTGGGAGGTTGATCTAGATGCTATTGAAGCTCTTGCAGATCAGAACACAGTTGCATTGGTGATTATAAACCCTGGGAATCCTTGTGGAAATGTGTATAGTTACCATCAGTTGGAGAAG ATTGCAGAAACTGCAAAAAGGCTTGGGACTGTTGTGATTGCTGATGAAGTTTATGGTCACCTTGCATTTGGGGCCAATCCCTTTGTACCAATGGGAATTTTTGGCTCTACTGTTCCTGTTATCACTCTTGGATCCCTATCTAAGAGATGGATAGTACCTGGATGGAGGCTTGGTTGGTTTGTGACAAATGATCCATGTGGTACTTTTAGGAAACCTAAG GTAGTCGAGCGCATTAAAAAGTATTTTGATCTTTTGGGCGGTCCAGCCACTTTCATTCAG GCGGCAGTACCTCGCATAATTAAGCAGACTGAAGAGGTTTTCTTCAAGAAAACCGTTGAGATTTTGAAGTATACCTCAGAAATATGTTGTAAAAAGATAGAGGATATTCCATGCATTTTTTGCCCTTGCAAACCTGAAGGGTCCATGGCTATGATG GTGAAACTGAATCTTTCGCTGCTGGAAGATATTAGTGATGACATTGATTTCTCTTTCAAACTTGCAAAGGAGGAATCTGTTATCATTCTTCCAG GAACTGCAGTAGGGCTTAAAGATTGGCTTCGGATCACTTTTGCTGCTGACCCTTCTGCACTTGCAGAGGGCATGGATAGGATACAATGTTTTTGTCAAAGGCATGCTAAAAAACAGTAA